The Pleurodeles waltl isolate 20211129_DDA chromosome 7, aPleWal1.hap1.20221129, whole genome shotgun sequence genome includes a region encoding these proteins:
- the LOC138303671 gene encoding epidermal differentiation-specific protein-like: MNTITVYEHAYFRGLQKTFTADVPNLVNESFNDCISSVKIVGQPWILYEHINFQGQCLPLEEGEYPGITMNDGASSLKMITDDLSNPQITVYEHINAGGYALVLTEEKNLAFGGMQDNISSHRVQSGAWALYEHINRGGRCIVARAGEYLANYCNIGFNDQVSHVYPLRPGKASVTATILWDKKRVESERNNEIDQYFYTNNTGIEQKFTATSSKEFEKYVSHSFEFTNETSIKVGTSFTLKGVVNIETEVSNTFTVKKGETQSFTTRKKAELKMPVKAPPRSKVTVSFMCKEVTMSVPVELKIVRGAKTEIETGTYRCDSGTETYIHVNSLPIV, from the coding sequence ATGAACACAATCACTGTCTATGAACATGCCTACTTCAGAGGACTCCAGAAGACTTTTACTGCAGATGTTCCAAATCTGGTAAATGAAAGCTTCAATGACTGCATCTCCTCTGTGAAGATCGTCGGGCAGCCCTGGATCCTTTATGAGCATATAAACTTTCAGGGACAGTGCCTACCTCTAGAGGAGGGAGAATATCCAGGGATTACTATGAATGATGGGGCATCTTCTCTTAAAATGATCACTGATGATCTGAGCAATCCACAGATCACAGTCTATGAGCATATCAATGCAGGGGGTTATGCCTTAGTGCTGACTGAAGAGAAAAATCTAGCATTTGGGGGCATGCAAGATAATATATCCTCACACAGAGTCCAGAGTGGAGCATGGGCTCTGTACGAGCATATAAACAGAGGTGGAAGGTGCATTGTAGCCAGGGCCGGTGAATATTTGGCGAATTACTGCAACATTGGTTTCAATGATCAAGTCTCCCACGTGTATCCTCTGCGCCCTGGTAAAGCCTCTGTGACAGCCACGATTCTGTGGGACAAGAAAAGGGTAGAGAGTGAAAGGAACAATGAGATAGATCAGTATTTTTATACCAACAACACAGGCATTGAGCAGAAGTTCACTGCCACTTCTTCCAAAGAATTTGAAAAATATGTCTCCCATAGCTTTGAATTCACCAATGAGACATCAATCAAGGTGGGTACATCTTTTACCTTGAAAGGAGTGGTCAATATTGAGACAGAGGTGTCCAACACCTTCACGGTGAAGAAAGGTGAGACTCAGTCATTCACCACAAGGAAAAAGGCAGAGTTGAAAATGCCAGTGAAGGCCCCGCCACGCTCAAAAGTGACTGTCAGTTTCATGTGCAAGGAGGTCACTATGTCAGTGCCGGTGGAGCTGAAAATTGTCCGTGGAGCTAAAACTGAGATTGAAACTGGAACATACCGATGTGATTCAGGCACAGAAACCTACATTCATGTGAACAGCCTTCCTATAGTTTGA